The following are from one region of the Corylus avellana chromosome ca1, CavTom2PMs-1.0 genome:
- the LOC132167629 gene encoding uncharacterized protein LOC132167629, with translation MRSNRKTPKKLEEKKRKDHLGFDAPKHFKKKFNNHNFTPLNANISKVLMEIKKDLKYRRPPGAPQNQISNRYCEFYEVNGHYTEGCIALTLSRYPREERARWEEPRGRPARLIHEPQNKANIPEIHTIIGGFPGGGESGRARKAYAHQLESSHEVYTIGRPMKQSRRSEMIIGFSDADYVDILHPNTDTLVVTLTVANHNVHHILVDNRSSVDILYWYAFKNLNLGQEKIIPTSCPLMGFTGEQFQLVESIELLVIAGSYPRQVMVMVRFLLVNRPSAYNAIIGRTTLNKLRAITSTPHLKMKFPMDHGVGEVRGDQRAARQCYNISMKECPRTLAPRSTSKEER, from the exons ATGAGGTCAAATCGGAAAACTCCCAAgaaattggaagaaaagaagaggaaagatcACTTGGGGTTTGACGCCCCAAAGCACTTCAAGAAGAAGTTTAACAATCACAATTTCACTCCACTTAATGCCAACATTTCCAAGGTCTTGATGGAGATCAAGAAAGATTTGAAATATCGAAGACCTCCCGGGGCACCACAAAATCAGATTTCAAATCGCTATTGCGAGTTCTATGAGGTCAATGGGCATTACACAGAAGGTTGCATTGCCTT GACTCTAAGTAGGTATCCTCGGGAGGAGAGAGCGAGATGGGAGGAGCCTAGAGGAAGGCCAGCTCGCCTAATCCATGAACCCCAGAACAAAGCTAACATCCCAGAAATCCACACCATAATTGGTGGATTCCCCGGAGGGGGAGAGTCAGGAAGGGCAAGGAAGGCCTACGCCCATCAATTGGAAAGCTCTCATGAAGTCTACACTATAGGAAGACCCATGAAGCAGTCCCGAAGGAGTGAGATGATAATTGGATTCTCGGATGCAGATTACGTGGATATATTGCACCCAAACACAGACACTTTGGTTGTCACCCTAACAGTGGCAAATCATAATGTCCATCACATCCTGGTGGATAACAGGAGCTCGGTAGACATCCTATATTGGTATGCATTTAAAAATCTAAATCTGGGACAGGAGAAAATCATCCCAACTAGCTGCCCCTTGATGGGATTCACAGGGGAACAATTTCAATTGGTCGAATCAATCGAGCTACTGGTCATAGCCGGATCATACCCGAGGCAGGTGATGGTGATGGTACGTTTTCTGTTGGTCAACCGACCATCCGCCTACAATGCTATTATCGGGAGAACGACTCTTAATAAACTAAGAGCCATCACGTCAACTCCGCATCTCAAGATGAAATTCCCAATGGATCATGGAGTTGGAGAAGTAAGGGGCGATCAACGAGCTGCTCGACAATGCTACAACATCTCTATGAAAGAATGCCCGAGGACTCTGGCCCCTAGGAGCACAAGTAAGGAGGAAAGATAG